The following are from one region of the Phycisphaeraceae bacterium genome:
- a CDS encoding sigma-70 family RNA polymerase sigma factor, protein MYANWTSLANEHVTNVASAHRDCPGESAEDARARVLSLGVARGERERVGEFYEAWFEWVLAAASRATTRDEAFCLDVVQDVMLRVAAKMPAMSTHAQLERWMWRVTFNAAMDALRSEQRRRKREQARAGVTAQAVENDAGAIEERCDWLRKELSRLDSEEHVLVRARFAGNMSLKEIGSGLGRTTGAVHGKLRTAIARLKRRAEETGHDE, encoded by the coding sequence GGCCAATGAACACGTGACGAACGTGGCATCCGCACACCGAGATTGCCCGGGTGAGAGCGCCGAAGATGCGCGAGCGAGAGTTCTCTCGCTCGGCGTCGCGCGCGGGGAGAGAGAGCGGGTCGGAGAGTTTTATGAAGCGTGGTTCGAATGGGTCCTTGCTGCAGCTAGCCGGGCAACGACGCGCGATGAAGCTTTTTGCCTCGATGTTGTGCAGGATGTCATGTTGCGAGTCGCAGCAAAGATGCCCGCAATGTCAACCCACGCACAACTCGAACGCTGGATGTGGCGCGTGACGTTCAACGCGGCGATGGACGCATTACGAAGCGAACAACGGCGCCGGAAGCGCGAGCAGGCGCGAGCGGGCGTGACAGCGCAAGCCGTGGAGAACGATGCGGGTGCCATTGAGGAACGATGCGATTGGCTACGCAAAGAGCTGTCACGACTGGACAGCGAGGAGCATGTGCTTGTAAGAGCACGATTCGCGGGAAATATGTCACTCAAGGAAATTGGATCGGGACTAGGACGAACGACCGGGGCTGTGCACGGGAAGTTGCGCACTGCAATCGCGCGGCTGAAAAGAAGGGCTGAGGAGACAGGACATGACGAATGA
- the ndk gene encoding nucleoside-diphosphate kinase, with amino-acid sequence MHMETTLIILKPDAVQRGLMGRIVGRFEDKGLQIVGMKLMQISRTLAETHYEAHKARPFYPGLVAFMTSSPVLVMAVRGNNAIAICRKMMGATFGSNAEAGTIRGDFGVSNSFNLIHGSDSTEAAVRELGLFFAPGEVLTFDRRIESWIYDMSGPKPE; translated from the coding sequence ATGCACATGGAAACCACGCTCATCATCCTCAAACCCGACGCCGTTCAACGGGGACTCATGGGACGCATCGTCGGCCGCTTCGAAGACAAAGGCCTTCAGATCGTCGGTATGAAACTCATGCAGATCTCGCGTACCCTCGCCGAGACGCACTACGAAGCACACAAAGCCCGCCCCTTTTACCCAGGCCTCGTCGCCTTCATGACTTCCAGCCCCGTCCTCGTCATGGCCGTTCGAGGAAACAACGCCATCGCGATCTGTCGCAAAATGATGGGCGCCACGTTTGGATCCAACGCCGAAGCCGGGACCATCCGAGGCGACTTCGGCGTCTCCAACAGTTTCAACCTCATTCACGGGTCCGATAGCACAGAAGCGGCAGTACGCGAGCTCGGCCTCTTCTTCGCTCCCGGCGAAGTTCTCACATTCGATCGTCGTATCGAATCCTGGATCTACGACATGTCAGGCCCCAAGCCTGAGTGA
- a CDS encoding carbon storage regulator: MLVITRREGEEVVIGDPKNPIGIVRIASVKGERVRIAFEFPREVEIHRREIANQILDEGLEIGTDVIGEIKPAVAAGVR, encoded by the coding sequence ATGCTCGTCATCACGCGTCGTGAAGGTGAAGAGGTTGTCATCGGTGATCCGAAGAACCCGATCGGGATCGTGCGCATTGCGTCCGTAAAGGGCGAACGTGTACGCATCGCGTTCGAGTTTCCGCGCGAGGTGGAGATCCACCGCCGCGAGATTGCCAATCAGATTCTTGACGAAGGGCTGGAGATCGGGACCGATGTGATCGGTGAGATCAAGCCAGCTGTCGCGGCGGGGGTACGGTAA
- a CDS encoding NifU family protein — MPNESEHLADRLHERVHRVIELIRPAVQADGGDLEFVGITTGGVVQIRFHGACVGCPSSEMTLQLGVERNVRQHVPEIKSVEAVP; from the coding sequence ATGCCCAACGAGAGTGAACATCTGGCGGATCGGTTGCATGAACGCGTGCACCGAGTGATCGAGTTGATCAGGCCTGCGGTACAGGCCGACGGCGGCGATCTGGAATTTGTCGGCATCACCACAGGTGGGGTGGTGCAGATCCGGTTTCATGGGGCGTGCGTAGGGTGCCCGTCGAGCGAAATGACCCTGCAGCTCGGAGTGGAACGCAACGTCAGGCAGCATGTTCCCGAGATCAAGAGCGTGGAGGCGGTCCCCTGA
- a CDS encoding prepilin-type N-terminal cleavage/methylation domain-containing protein produces the protein MNTRLERRNSRTARAFTLIELLVVIAIIALLIGILLPALGSAREAARGVACLAAIDQTNKSVAIYRADNQGYAPVAGQMYGLTDATGAKEGTIPAGAPLVTRMAKAAVDRAPQWYNERVRRHYAMPFYLALASHSGVQFDTQTRAGMTTAAGTNPLTPYYSPLTEYYRCPSDSTFSPGEQSSAGSTLIFGGNTSAWWGGVSTVPEMISYAFNEYLLGHSGGNQGTVNDPLLGALDRALFPSETMLLVDSEPRNAWGDQLYTVWHHAPDRVWKLSEYYGWMRQDTTTAQFEFDRHNNTLNVGYADGHASTVRNTQEGRDDVIIFRRSSGGGDARPEGNDDIPPGG, from the coding sequence ATGAATACCCGACTTGAACGCAGGAACTCGCGAACCGCACGGGCCTTCACCCTGATCGAACTGCTGGTCGTCATCGCGATCATCGCGCTGCTCATCGGCATCCTCCTGCCGGCCCTCGGCTCGGCACGCGAGGCAGCACGAGGGGTGGCATGTCTGGCTGCGATTGATCAGACGAACAAATCAGTCGCCATCTATCGAGCAGACAATCAGGGCTACGCCCCTGTGGCTGGCCAGATGTATGGACTGACCGACGCTACGGGCGCGAAAGAAGGAACGATTCCTGCCGGGGCGCCGTTGGTCACGCGCATGGCAAAAGCCGCTGTTGACCGAGCCCCGCAGTGGTACAATGAGCGGGTGCGCAGGCATTACGCAATGCCGTTCTATCTTGCACTGGCGAGTCACTCGGGTGTGCAGTTCGATACGCAGACCCGCGCCGGGATGACCACAGCGGCAGGGACGAATCCACTGACTCCGTATTACTCCCCTCTCACCGAGTATTACCGCTGTCCGTCTGACTCGACCTTCAGCCCCGGTGAACAGTCATCCGCAGGCTCGACTCTCATTTTCGGCGGCAATACCTCCGCATGGTGGGGTGGTGTCTCAACCGTTCCTGAAATGATCTCGTATGCGTTCAACGAATATCTGCTCGGTCACAGTGGCGGAAACCAGGGAACTGTCAATGACCCGTTGCTCGGAGCTCTTGACCGGGCCCTCTTCCCGAGCGAGACGATGCTCCTTGTTGATTCCGAACCACGCAACGCCTGGGGAGACCAGTTATACACGGTGTGGCACCACGCGCCAGATCGTGTCTGGAAACTCTCAGAGTATTACGGTTGGATGCGACAGGACACCACAACCGCCCAGTTTGAGTTCGATCGACACAACAACACTCTCAACGTCGGCTACGCTGACGGACACGCCTCGACTGTACGAAATACTCAAGAAGGTCGCGACGATGTGATCATCTTCCGCCGATCGAGTGGCGGCGGTGACGCTCGTCCCGAAGGCAACGACGACATTCCGCCGGGCGGCTGA
- a CDS encoding PEP-CTERM sorting domain-containing protein (PEP-CTERM proteins occur, often in large numbers, in the proteomes of bacteria that also encode an exosortase, a predicted intramembrane cysteine proteinase. The presence of a PEP-CTERM domain at a protein's C-terminus predicts cleavage within the sorting domain, followed by covalent anchoring to some some component of the (usually Gram-negative) cell surface. Many PEP-CTERM proteins exhibit an unusual sequence composition that includes large numbers of potential glycosylation sites. Expression of one such protein has been shown restore the ability of a bacterium to form floc, a type of biofilm.): MKITVVLAALVAAAGSAAASNEVITSWVNFGQPGNQAFSAVGTEASNVTGANLTRGSGLTPSAAANSLSASGWSFADANDYFAFGFTVDSGYSVDLSELWMGIRSSGTGPGLMGLYYSGDGFSTALSTFNMAPGANFVNTIVNLSALSGLTGTVEFRLKMAADIAANGGAVGSGGTFRAGDHLDGNGTFTEMRFTGKVVPAPASLALLGLGGLVATRRRR; encoded by the coding sequence ATGAAGATCACCGTAGTTCTTGCCGCGCTCGTCGCGGCCGCTGGCAGCGCTGCCGCCAGCAACGAAGTCATCACCAGTTGGGTCAACTTCGGGCAGCCCGGCAACCAGGCGTTCAGCGCCGTCGGCACCGAGGCCTCAAACGTCACTGGTGCAAACCTCACCCGTGGCAGTGGCCTCACCCCGTCCGCAGCGGCCAACTCCCTCTCGGCCTCAGGGTGGTCGTTCGCCGACGCCAACGACTACTTCGCTTTCGGCTTCACCGTCGACAGCGGGTACTCGGTCGACCTCTCCGAGCTCTGGATGGGCATTCGCTCCTCAGGCACCGGGCCCGGCTTGATGGGCCTCTACTACAGCGGTGACGGCTTCTCGACCGCACTGAGCACCTTCAACATGGCTCCCGGAGCCAACTTCGTCAACACCATCGTTAACCTCTCCGCTCTCTCCGGCCTGACCGGCACCGTCGAGTTCCGCCTCAAAATGGCGGCCGACATCGCCGCCAACGGCGGAGCAGTCGGCTCGGGCGGTACCTTCCGCGCTGGCGACCACCTTGACGGCAATGGCACCTTCACCGAAATGCGCTTCACCGGCAAGGTCGTCCCGGCTCCGGCCTCCCTCGCCCTCCTCGGGCTTGGTGGTCTGGTTGCCACCCGTCGTCGCCGCTGA
- a CDS encoding DUF3800 domain-containing protein, producing MMYVDESGDTGTSEASPTRYFCLTGLVVHELRWTETMRSLLQFRHWLKTEYRVYLDDELHAGDMINKPRRCPASLQSLRKHERLAIVRHHADQLARIPDIRLINVVFDKRQSRELTADEVFRRAWYALFQRFENTMLRRNFPGSSNEQERGIVFTDQTDAQVLKRHLEHMRVRNPLFIRKNSGSYTTVDEPIRLLIEDPVSRDSKHSYFIQAVDCAAFLFKQHIEPNSFMKKHGANAYFRTRLKPVLCLAASRTNDLGIVHL from the coding sequence TTGATGTATGTCGACGAAAGCGGTGATACGGGAACTTCGGAGGCCTCACCGACGCGGTACTTTTGCCTAACGGGTCTGGTCGTTCATGAACTGCGTTGGACAGAAACCATGCGCAGCCTTCTTCAGTTTCGACATTGGCTCAAGACAGAGTATCGAGTTTATCTCGATGACGAACTGCACGCGGGTGATATGATTAACAAGCCCCGCCGATGCCCAGCGTCGCTCCAATCGCTGCGCAAGCATGAGCGGCTGGCCATCGTCCGACATCATGCCGATCAACTGGCACGCATACCTGACATACGGCTCATCAACGTCGTGTTCGACAAGCGGCAAAGCAGAGAACTGACGGCTGACGAAGTCTTCCGCAGAGCGTGGTACGCCCTGTTTCAGCGCTTTGAGAACACTATGCTGCGCCGCAATTTTCCGGGGTCGAGCAATGAACAGGAACGCGGCATCGTGTTCACTGATCAGACTGATGCTCAAGTGCTCAAACGCCATCTTGAACACATGCGGGTTCGTAATCCTCTTTTCATCCGCAAGAACAGCGGCTCATATACCACCGTTGATGAACCGATCCGGCTGCTGATTGAGGATCCCGTCAGCCGCGACTCTAAACACTCTTACTTCATCCAAGCGGTAGATTGTGCAGCTTTTTTGTTCAAGCAACACATTGAACCGAATTCGTTCATGAAAAAACACGGCGCAAATGCCTATTTCCGAACGCGGCTCAAGCCGGTCCTGTGCCTTGCTGCTTCCAGAACAAATGATCTCGGGATCGTACACTTGTAA
- a CDS encoding DNA topoisomerase IV subunit A → MAKKAPGKKVSPKPDARIASPARQSSASAKKRDQVTAKSLQTLADGVVKASLTGVEPSLAVPTRAKSNTKWDKKRGILRMGDARSERQLFNLGMARSFMQTLLHGQSIQSLIEADKTLSLRGMFYRSLHTIQGTKEKTFDDQTESDGILEDLEVTLGALREELHIFAKKRGTMVGNITVIDSGDEINCRKMGTGGYAIPSICEPDVIQFKNVNAKFVLHVEKDTVWQRFNEDRFWETHNCILTEGSGQPPRGVRRLLHRLNKEHGLPIICLLDCDPWGHYIYSVIKQGSISLAFESERLAIPEAKFLGIRAKDYEACELSDDVQIALNDRDTQRARQIMEYPWFADHKGWQREIQKMLDNGFKMEVESLITKDISYVTEVYVPQRLKAQDWLS, encoded by the coding sequence ATGGCCAAGAAAGCACCCGGCAAGAAAGTTTCACCCAAGCCCGATGCCCGCATCGCCTCGCCCGCGCGGCAATCGAGTGCAAGCGCCAAGAAGCGCGATCAGGTCACGGCCAAATCGCTCCAGACGCTGGCTGACGGCGTGGTCAAGGCGTCGCTGACTGGTGTCGAGCCTTCGCTGGCGGTGCCGACGCGGGCCAAGAGCAATACGAAGTGGGACAAGAAGCGCGGCATCCTGCGCATGGGCGACGCCCGAAGCGAGCGGCAGCTGTTCAACCTTGGCATGGCGCGCAGTTTCATGCAGACGCTGCTGCACGGCCAGAGCATTCAGAGCCTCATCGAGGCCGACAAGACGCTCAGCCTCCGCGGCATGTTCTATCGCAGCCTGCACACGATTCAGGGCACGAAAGAAAAGACGTTTGACGACCAGACCGAGTCGGACGGCATCCTCGAAGACCTCGAGGTCACGCTCGGGGCACTGCGCGAGGAGCTGCACATCTTCGCCAAGAAGCGCGGCACCATGGTCGGCAATATCACCGTCATCGACAGCGGCGACGAGATCAACTGCCGCAAGATGGGCACCGGCGGCTACGCCATCCCGAGCATCTGCGAGCCGGATGTGATCCAGTTCAAGAATGTCAACGCCAAGTTCGTGCTGCACGTCGAGAAGGACACGGTGTGGCAGCGGTTCAACGAAGACCGCTTCTGGGAGACGCACAACTGCATTCTGACCGAGGGCAGCGGCCAGCCGCCGCGCGGCGTGCGGAGGCTGCTGCACCGGCTCAACAAGGAGCACGGGCTGCCGATTATCTGCCTGCTCGATTGCGACCCGTGGGGGCACTACATCTACAGCGTCATCAAGCAGGGATCGATCAGTCTGGCGTTCGAGAGCGAGCGGCTGGCGATCCCCGAAGCCAAGTTCCTGGGCATTCGCGCCAAGGACTACGAAGCGTGCGAGCTCTCAGACGATGTGCAGATCGCGCTCAACGACCGCGACACGCAGCGGGCCAGGCAGATCATGGAGTATCCGTGGTTCGCCGATCACAAGGGGTGGCAGCGCGAGATTCAGAAGATGCTCGACAACGGCTTCAAGATGGAAGTCGAATCGCTGATCACCAAGGACATCAGTTATGTGACCGAGGTCTACGTGCCCCAGCGACTCAAGGCGCAGGACTGGTTGAGTTGA
- a CDS encoding M48 family metalloprotease codes for MHGFVLAAFAAIILAPEVGAPLIPGFEQVAFASFIATTIALLLAFWAFAALQIRRLSRFGRIRHLHRLEFATTSVRWILLGLHLVGVVLFGMTTAVRDRVGDIVVLDELLTALPFLAALVATEFVVYPMERRIRDAMTIRNLDLGRPIHAFPQRMRYTWLWARHNVFFMLVPLVLLAAWMEATARFLPRDAAGSFVGAGMQIVGVILVFTLIPPLLVSVWDTVRLGPGPLRDDLERLARDSGVGLRAILVWRTGGAMLNGAAIGLIRPLRYVVLTDGLLDALEPIEIQSVAAHELAHMRCRHMLWLGTGVIGTVLLVGTPLGWLTLLAAPDSLIEKALLAAGLAATLVAAVSVLAFASRRFEREADAWATARVTALDLAESTPTSTIRIEQHSALAMASALARVAEAHGMPVERPTLRHGSIARRQQFLAGSIGQIYRELPAVCAARRARGAVMAILAGGLAIAGVDVLLRLGEIFG; via the coding sequence ATGCATGGCTTTGTGCTTGCTGCGTTCGCTGCCATCATTCTTGCTCCCGAGGTCGGTGCGCCCCTTATACCAGGGTTCGAGCAAGTCGCCTTTGCATCATTCATCGCAACGACAATTGCACTGCTACTCGCATTCTGGGCTTTTGCGGCTCTTCAAATTCGCCGCCTATCTCGTTTTGGTCGCATCCGCCATCTTCATCGTCTCGAGTTCGCCACGACCAGCGTGCGCTGGATTCTGCTCGGGCTGCACCTGGTCGGTGTGGTTCTATTCGGCATGACGACCGCCGTCCGTGATCGGGTCGGCGACATTGTGGTGCTGGACGAACTGCTCACAGCCCTTCCATTTCTTGCTGCCTTGGTAGCCACCGAATTCGTTGTGTATCCGATGGAGCGTCGGATCCGTGACGCGATGACGATTCGCAATCTGGATCTCGGTCGCCCCATCCATGCCTTCCCGCAGCGCATGCGATACACATGGCTCTGGGCGCGGCACAATGTGTTCTTCATGCTCGTCCCGCTGGTGTTGCTTGCCGCATGGATGGAGGCGACTGCTCGATTCCTCCCGCGCGATGCTGCAGGTTCGTTTGTCGGCGCCGGAATGCAAATCGTTGGCGTGATACTGGTTTTTACGCTGATCCCACCGTTGCTCGTCAGCGTTTGGGACACAGTCCGACTCGGACCCGGGCCACTGCGCGACGACCTCGAGCGACTCGCACGAGACAGCGGCGTGGGCCTTCGCGCCATTCTCGTGTGGCGCACCGGCGGCGCGATGCTCAACGGTGCTGCGATCGGCCTGATCCGTCCGCTGCGCTATGTTGTCCTGACCGATGGCCTGCTCGACGCGCTCGAGCCCATCGAGATCCAATCCGTCGCTGCCCATGAACTCGCGCACATGCGTTGCCGACACATGCTCTGGCTTGGGACCGGAGTCATCGGCACCGTCCTGCTCGTCGGAACGCCCCTTGGGTGGCTCACTCTGCTTGCAGCACCTGATTCTTTGATCGAGAAAGCCCTGCTCGCAGCGGGGCTGGCCGCAACACTCGTCGCGGCGGTTAGCGTGCTCGCGTTTGCCAGCCGTCGTTTCGAGCGCGAAGCCGATGCATGGGCAACCGCCAGAGTCACGGCGCTCGATCTGGCTGAGAGCACTCCGACATCCACAATCAGAATTGAGCAGCATTCCGCACTGGCCATGGCTTCGGCCCTGGCGCGCGTGGCGGAGGCGCACGGCATGCCCGTCGAACGCCCAACGCTCCGCCACGGCTCGATCGCTCGACGCCAACAGTTCCTGGCAGGCTCGATCGGACAGATCTATCGCGAGTTGCCCGCAGTTTGTGCCGCTCGCCGCGCGCGTGGTGCTGTCATGGCAATCCTCGCAGGCGGACTCGCGATTGCGGGGGTCGATGTGTTGCTGCGATTGGGAGAAATCTTTGGCTAG
- a CDS encoding DNA topoisomerase VI subunit B: protein MATGQKRAAGAGRTKNTAETMAAKQREISVSEFFAKNRHLLGFDNPRKALLTTVKEAVDNALDACEEAEILADVTVVIEDLQPDRPASAKSSKYRVTVIDNGPGIVRKQVEHIFGRLLYGSKFHRLKMSRGQQGIGISAAGMYGLMTTGKPMIIHTRPKASQDAHHIELAMNTKTNRAEVTRDDETKDFPPRRLCEVSAGTRELTASGEFLPESIYATGTSVSVELEGRYQRGRGSVDEFLELTAIANPHARIVFVPPSRIASAEENESPTLKPESGESRPETAQAPTHLEALAAVNTTEHKGVIIYPRGTTELPPETKEIQPHPKGVELGMLIQMLKDAEHEQKNPTVVSFLSDRFSRVSPSMASKLCDEAKVKVRTRVGDIDHAQAEKLFAAMQDAKLPNPPTDCLAPIGVKQLLAGMLKGVEAEFYTASSRVATVYRGRPFLIEAAIAFGGKLPGDDAARVIRFANRVPLLYQQSACSAFKAIVETGWRNYNLSQPRGSAPQGPLVILIHMASVWVPFTSESKEAIADYDEIRKEMKLALQECGRKLGIYLRRRQQMKREAEKRDVFERYIGEIAKACEALTGTEAKRVYDALLEQARRKTEFADVELDEEGKVIKEQNNGRLDDDEGVVILRGQGPAGPGGMNSAHTSAAGADAEQDTANSASNKPAARGPKSSRQETSRPSKPASRGRASKGAKQPPTSVSTPEIKPASPAIKNKGKPKPRVRLGQSQESGLFG from the coding sequence ATGGCGACAGGGCAAAAGCGAGCCGCAGGCGCGGGTCGGACCAAAAACACCGCAGAGACGATGGCTGCCAAGCAGCGCGAGATCTCGGTGTCAGAGTTCTTCGCGAAAAACCGGCACCTGCTCGGCTTCGACAATCCGCGCAAGGCGCTCCTGACAACGGTCAAGGAAGCGGTTGACAACGCGCTCGATGCCTGTGAAGAGGCCGAGATTCTTGCTGATGTCACCGTGGTCATCGAAGATCTGCAACCCGATCGCCCTGCGTCGGCCAAGAGTTCAAAGTATCGCGTGACGGTCATTGACAACGGCCCGGGTATTGTGCGCAAGCAGGTCGAACACATCTTCGGACGGTTGCTTTATGGCTCGAAGTTTCACCGCCTGAAGATGAGTCGCGGGCAGCAAGGCATCGGGATCTCGGCGGCTGGGATGTATGGCCTGATGACCACCGGCAAGCCGATGATCATTCACACCCGGCCCAAGGCGAGTCAGGACGCGCACCACATCGAACTGGCGATGAACACGAAGACCAATCGCGCCGAAGTGACGCGCGATGACGAGACCAAGGACTTTCCGCCGCGGCGTTTGTGCGAGGTCAGTGCGGGCACGCGCGAGTTGACCGCCAGCGGCGAGTTTCTGCCCGAGTCGATCTACGCGACGGGCACAAGCGTCAGCGTCGAACTCGAAGGCCGATATCAGCGCGGGCGTGGGTCGGTCGATGAGTTTCTTGAACTGACCGCCATTGCCAACCCGCACGCGCGCATTGTGTTCGTCCCCCCGAGCAGAATTGCGAGCGCTGAGGAAAACGAAAGCCCGACACTCAAGCCCGAATCCGGCGAGTCGCGGCCGGAAACGGCACAGGCACCAACGCATCTCGAAGCACTGGCGGCGGTGAACACGACCGAACACAAGGGCGTGATTATTTATCCGCGCGGAACAACGGAACTGCCGCCCGAGACCAAGGAGATTCAGCCGCACCCGAAGGGCGTCGAACTGGGCATGCTGATCCAGATGCTCAAGGACGCTGAGCACGAGCAGAAGAACCCGACGGTCGTGAGTTTCCTGAGCGATCGGTTCAGCCGCGTCTCGCCGAGCATGGCAAGCAAGTTGTGCGATGAAGCGAAAGTGAAGGTGCGGACTCGTGTGGGCGATATCGACCACGCGCAGGCTGAGAAGTTGTTTGCAGCGATGCAGGATGCGAAACTGCCCAATCCGCCGACCGACTGCCTCGCGCCGATCGGCGTCAAGCAGTTGCTGGCGGGGATGCTCAAGGGGGTGGAGGCCGAGTTCTACACGGCGTCGAGCCGGGTGGCGACGGTGTATCGAGGCAGGCCTTTTCTGATTGAGGCGGCGATTGCGTTCGGCGGGAAGCTTCCGGGTGATGACGCAGCCCGCGTGATTCGGTTCGCCAATCGCGTGCCGCTGTTATATCAGCAGAGTGCGTGCAGCGCGTTCAAGGCGATCGTGGAGACGGGCTGGCGGAACTACAACCTCTCGCAGCCGCGAGGCAGCGCGCCGCAGGGGCCGCTGGTGATCCTGATTCATATGGCCAGCGTGTGGGTGCCGTTCACGAGCGAGAGCAAGGAAGCCATTGCCGACTACGACGAAATCCGCAAGGAGATGAAACTCGCACTGCAGGAATGCGGGCGCAAACTCGGGATCTATCTGCGGCGTCGGCAGCAGATGAAGCGCGAGGCTGAGAAACGCGACGTCTTCGAGCGGTACATCGGCGAGATCGCCAAGGCGTGTGAAGCGCTGACAGGAACCGAGGCCAAACGCGTGTACGACGCGCTGCTCGAACAGGCGCGGCGGAAGACCGAGTTTGCCGATGTGGAACTCGATGAAGAAGGCAAGGTCATCAAGGAACAGAACAACGGGCGGCTGGATGATGATGAGGGCGTGGTGATCCTGCGCGGTCAGGGGCCGGCGGGGCCGGGCGGGATGAATTCGGCTCACACGTCGGCGGCTGGCGCGGACGCCGAGCAGGACACAGCGAACTCTGCTTCAAACAAACCCGCAGCGCGCGGCCCGAAGTCTTCGCGACAAGAGACATCGCGGCCGAGCAAGCCTGCTTCGCGGGGTCGAGCATCCAAGGGTGCCAAGCAACCCCCCACTTCTGTCAGCACGCCGGAGATCAAGCCCGCGTCGCCCGCGATCAAGAACAAGGGCAAGCCCAAGCCTCGCGTGAGGCTCGGGCAGTCGCAGGAGAGCGGGCTGTTCGGCTAA